Proteins from a single region of Pseudarthrobacter sp. NIBRBAC000502772:
- the pyrF gene encoding orotidine-5'-phosphate decarboxylase — protein sequence MPEAASTSSGPARESFGSRLGAAMAARGPLCVGIDPHPALLKDWGLADDAAGLRRFSLTVLEAVGSLAAAVKPQVALYERHGSAGMAVLEEVLAAATQAQVLTIADAKRGDIGSTMAAYADAWLRDGSSLAADSVTLSPYLGFESLRPALDLAADYGRGVFVLALTSNPEGASVQHVGGADSVARRIVEAAAAENSRYAGGLGSVGLVVGATVGSALTDLHLDLPAVRGPILAPGLGAQGATPADLRRTFGAAYPQVLGTSSRDILAAGPGTRGLRDAALRTLEGLRGE from the coding sequence ATGCCTGAGGCCGCCTCCACATCATCAGGCCCCGCCCGGGAGTCCTTCGGCTCCCGGCTCGGGGCGGCCATGGCGGCCCGCGGGCCGCTGTGCGTGGGCATTGACCCGCACCCGGCACTCCTGAAGGACTGGGGACTGGCCGACGACGCCGCAGGGCTGAGGCGGTTTTCGCTGACGGTCCTGGAGGCCGTCGGTTCGCTCGCTGCCGCGGTGAAGCCGCAGGTGGCGCTCTACGAGCGCCACGGTTCGGCCGGGATGGCAGTCCTTGAGGAAGTGCTGGCCGCGGCAACGCAGGCGCAGGTCCTCACCATTGCTGACGCCAAGCGGGGCGATATCGGCTCCACGATGGCTGCCTACGCGGACGCCTGGCTGCGGGACGGCTCGTCCCTGGCAGCCGACTCCGTGACCCTCAGCCCGTACCTGGGGTTTGAGTCGCTCCGCCCTGCCCTTGACCTGGCGGCGGACTACGGCCGGGGCGTATTTGTCCTGGCGTTGACCTCCAACCCGGAGGGGGCTTCCGTGCAGCATGTGGGCGGAGCAGACTCCGTGGCCCGGCGGATCGTCGAGGCGGCAGCGGCCGAGAACAGCCGTTATGCCGGCGGCCTGGGGTCCGTTGGACTCGTTGTCGGCGCCACTGTGGGGTCAGCGTTGACTGACCTGCACCTGGACCTCCCGGCGGTCCGCGGACCTATCCTGGCCCCGGGACTGGGCGCCCAGGGTGCCACACCGGCAGACCTGCGCCGGACCTTCGGGGCGGCGTACCCGCAGGTCCTGGGGACGTCCAGCCGGGATATCCTGGCTGCCGGTCCAGGGACCCGGGGTCTCCGTGATGCTGCGTTGCGCACGCTGGAGGGCCTCCGCGGCGAATAG